In Carnobacterium sp. CP1, the following are encoded in one genomic region:
- a CDS encoding carbamoyl phosphate synthase small subunit, giving the protein MDRLLILEDGTIFKGKGFGSLIDTIGEVVFTTGMTGYQETITDPSYNGQILVFANPLVGNTGINRDDYESIESICKAVIVKEFARVPANWRSQMNLDEFLKIKKIPGISGIDTRRLTRHIRESGIMRGMLIDAQDDLVHAFDQLRATVLPSNQVSQVSASRSYASPGVGRNIIVIDFGLKHSLLKELNKRNCHVVVLPYDTTGETILNLAPDGVMLSNGPGDPNDLPQALKMVQELQGTVPIFGIGLGHQLIALANGAKISKLKVGHHGFNYAVREEATGRVDFTSQNHRFALEKETLDVDQWIITHTEIKDSAIAGIKHRYQPVFSTLFQPNATPGPHDAVHLFDQFMEMIDGWKEAREHDQQGES; this is encoded by the coding sequence ATGGATCGTTTACTAATTTTAGAAGACGGCACTATCTTTAAAGGCAAAGGATTCGGTTCTTTGATTGATACGATTGGGGAAGTTGTTTTTACAACGGGAATGACCGGCTACCAAGAAACGATAACCGATCCTTCTTACAACGGTCAAATTTTAGTTTTTGCTAATCCTTTAGTGGGCAATACCGGCATAAACCGAGATGACTATGAATCCATCGAATCGATTTGTAAAGCAGTTATTGTCAAAGAATTTGCCCGTGTTCCAGCTAACTGGCGCAGTCAAATGAACTTGGATGAATTTTTAAAAATCAAAAAAATACCCGGGATTTCGGGTATCGATACGCGGAGACTAACACGTCACATTCGTGAATCCGGCATTATGCGCGGTATGTTAATCGACGCTCAAGATGACTTAGTTCATGCGTTTGACCAGTTAAGAGCAACGGTCTTGCCTAGCAACCAGGTATCGCAAGTCTCGGCTAGCCGTTCTTATGCTAGTCCAGGAGTAGGAAGAAATATCATTGTGATCGACTTTGGTTTAAAACACAGTCTTTTAAAAGAATTAAACAAACGCAATTGCCATGTTGTCGTTTTACCTTATGATACAACAGGAGAAACCATTTTAAACTTGGCTCCGGACGGGGTCATGTTGAGCAACGGCCCAGGTGATCCAAATGATTTGCCGCAAGCTCTTAAAATGGTTCAAGAGTTGCAAGGTACGGTTCCTATTTTCGGGATTGGTCTGGGCCACCAACTGATCGCGCTTGCTAATGGAGCTAAAATCAGCAAATTGAAAGTAGGTCATCATGGTTTTAATTACGCTGTAAGGGAAGAGGCAACTGGTCGAGTTGATTTCACTTCACAAAACCATCGCTTTGCATTAGAAAAAGAAACACTCGATGTTGATCAATGGATCATCACTCATACAGAAATTAAAGACAGCGCTATAGCCGGAATAAAACACCGCTACCAGCCTGTTTTCAGCACTTTGTTTCAGCCTAACGCAACACCGGGGCCGCATGACGCTGTTCATCTATTCGATCAGTTTATGGAAATGATCGATGGTTGGAAGGAGGCAAGAGAGCATGATCAACAAGGCGAAAGCTAA